The following are from one region of the Aequoribacter fuscus genome:
- a CDS encoding LrgB family protein, with protein sequence MTHNINLLFWLACTCGIYSIMLLLYRRADSTPFLHPVVTSSALMIGLLLWRDVSYSNFRSYTWILSEGLELATVAIAIPLYRERKRLAAVWRPFVLSLGAATLINLSVAFLVGWSLKLNDVSLMSLMTKSVTTPVAIGISDLIGGNASLVAVIVISTGIIGAMLGPWLLTRWRVQDPVAIGLALGTLSHGVGTARAFQISPAAGAFAGLSMAICAILTSLVLPSLIAAWR encoded by the coding sequence ATGACACATAACATCAATCTCTTGTTTTGGCTGGCCTGCACCTGCGGTATTTACAGCATCATGCTGCTGCTATACCGTCGTGCTGACAGCACCCCCTTTTTGCACCCAGTGGTGACCAGCAGCGCCCTCATGATTGGGCTTTTACTGTGGCGCGACGTCAGCTACTCGAACTTCCGATCGTACACTTGGATTTTGTCAGAGGGACTCGAGCTCGCCACCGTGGCTATCGCAATTCCACTGTATCGCGAGCGAAAGCGCCTAGCTGCAGTTTGGCGTCCCTTTGTGCTGTCTTTAGGCGCTGCGACACTCATCAACCTAAGCGTGGCTTTTTTAGTGGGCTGGAGCTTAAAACTGAACGATGTCAGCCTCATGTCCTTGATGACCAAATCCGTTACCACACCGGTCGCCATTGGCATCAGCGATCTGATTGGGGGCAATGCCTCATTGGTCGCGGTCATCGTTATCAGCACGGGCATTATCGGCGCAATGCTTGGGCCTTGGCTCCTGACCCGCTGGCGGGTACAAGACCCCGTGGCCATCGGTTTGGCTCTGGGCACGCTGTCCCACGGCGTAGGCACAGCCCGCGCCTTTCAAATAAGTCCAGCCGCGGGCGCATTTGCAGGTTTAAGCATGGCCATATGCGCGATACTAACCTCTCTGGTCCTGCCAAGCCTGATCGCCGCTTGGCGATAA
- a CDS encoding transglutaminase-like cysteine peptidase: protein MAASTSLRRYIKFPKLLLSAAASVCFGAASVSYASIDWSLLSNNLLSQGQVKDAKGRAWLNQINELKNEPLELKLRGVNDYVNRSAQLASDMDSWGESHYWATPTELFNNEQGDSEDFALAKLLSLLMLGIHPERLVIVYTVAQGTTPSMTNPISHTVLLCLCGDDNAPLILDSIETRIIPAERRTDLRPVAAYRPFDYRYPQELRADNDYQPSQIQRYLAKLEAQGFPVMETH from the coding sequence ATGGCGGCAAGCACCTCTTTGAGGCGATACATCAAATTTCCGAAGTTGCTGCTCTCTGCAGCGGCCAGCGTATGTTTTGGCGCCGCCTCCGTCTCTTATGCCTCTATCGATTGGTCATTGCTGAGCAATAATCTTTTGAGTCAAGGCCAGGTCAAAGACGCCAAAGGACGTGCTTGGTTAAATCAAATCAACGAGCTCAAAAACGAACCGCTCGAACTAAAGCTCCGAGGCGTTAACGACTACGTCAACCGATCTGCACAGCTGGCATCCGATATGGACAGTTGGGGCGAGAGCCATTATTGGGCAACACCCACCGAGCTCTTTAACAACGAACAAGGTGATTCCGAAGACTTTGCGCTGGCCAAATTGCTAAGCCTGTTGATGCTGGGCATTCATCCGGAACGCCTCGTGATCGTTTATACCGTTGCACAAGGCACAACACCGAGCATGACTAATCCTATCAGTCACACGGTGTTGCTCTGCCTGTGCGGCGACGACAATGCACCACTTATCTTGGACTCGATAGAGACTCGAATCATTCCCGCAGAGCGCCGCACCGACTTGCGCCCCGTCGCGGCTTATCGGCCTTTTGACTACCGATACCCGCAGGAACTTCGAGCCGATAACGATTATCAACCTTCTCAAATCCAGCGTTATCTAGCGAAACTTGAAGCGCAAGGATTTCCTG